In Cryptomeria japonica chromosome 10, Sugi_1.0, whole genome shotgun sequence, a genomic segment contains:
- the LOC131039208 gene encoding serine/threonine-protein kinase AFC2 isoform X3, which produces MACVAGYPLHNLLEEHPKKRRKLTSSWDVLPSGQKAQNILNLFGQTVSNIERDTNGTSALSGAEPSEHSGSATSSQASSGDVPYQHISPPWRNDDKEGHYQFALGDNLTSRYKILSKMGEGTFGQVLECWDRKSMDHVAIKVTRGLQKYREEALIEIDVLREVGKYDKSGKRCVQMREWFDYRNHTCIKGTKRSAEDNLMRLPKSGAIKLIDFGSTVFEDQDHTSVISTRHYRAPEVILGLGWNYPCDIWSVGCMLVELCTGETLFQTHENLEHLAMMERVLGPLPRHMLKKADSRSAKYFRHGTRLDWPEAAASRDSIRAVRKLQKLGNLIMQHVDHSGGLLIDLLKNLLKFEPSERLTAREALRHPFFGKSSRKDNGLCSSLQ; this is translated from the exons ATGGCGTGTGTTGCAGGATACCCTCTTCACAATCTACTCGAGGAGCATCCAAAGAAACGACGTAAGCTAACTTCGTCATGGGATGTGCTTCCCTCTGGTCAAAAG GCGCAGAATATACTCAATCTTTTTGGGCAAACTGTTTCAAACATCGAAAGGGATACAAATGGGACTTCTGCCTTATCGGGGGCAGAGCCCTCAGAGCATAGTGGTTCTGCTACATCATCTCAAGCATCAAGTGGAGATGTACCATATCAGCATATCTCTCCTCCATGGCGCAATGATGACAAGGAGGGCCATTATCAGTTTGCTCTCGGAGACAACTTGACCTCTCGAT ATAAGATTCTGAGTAAAATGGGTGAAG GCACCTTTGGACAGGTCTTGGAATGTTGGGACAGAAAATCAATGGATCATGTAGCCATTAAAGTTACCCGCGGGTTACAGAAGTATCGAGAGGAAGCACTAATTGAAATTGATGTTCTTCGTGAAGTTGGAAAGTATGATAAAAGTGGCAAACG TTGCGTGCAAATGCGGGAGTGGTTTGACTATAGGAACCACACTTGTATC AAGGGCACAAAGAGATCAGCAGAAGACAACCTAATGAGGCTACCAAAGTCAGGTGCAATAAAGTTGATTGATTTTGGAAGCACTGTATTTGAAGATCAAGATCACACATCGGTGATCTCAACCAGGCACTATCGAGCACCCGAGGTTATTCTGG GTCTTGGGTGGAATTATCCTTGTGATATTTGGAGTGTAGGATGCATGCTTGTGGAGCTGTGCACG GGAGAGACTTTGTTTCAAACCCATGAAAACTTGGAACATCTTGCCATGATGGAAAGGGTGTTGGGGCCGTTGCCTAGGCATATGTTAAAGAAAGCAGA TAGCAGATCTGCCAAATATTTTAGACATGGAACACGATTGGACTGGCCAGAAGCAGCAGCTTCAAGGGATAGCATTCGAGCAGTAAGGAAGTTGCAGAAGCTTGGG AATTTGATCATGCAACATGTTGATCACTCGGGTGGTCTCCTTATTGACTTGCTGAAAAACCTTCTCAAATTTGAACCTTCAGAGAGGCTGACAGCTCGGGAAGCTTTGAGACATCCTTTCTTTGGAAAAAGTTCAAGGAAAGATAATGGTTTATGCAGCAGCCTACAGTGA
- the LOC131039208 gene encoding serine/threonine-protein kinase AFC2 isoform X4 — protein sequence MACVAGYPLHNLLEEHPKKRRKLTSSWDVLPSGQKAQNILNLFGQTVSNIERDTNGTSALSGAEPSEHSGSATSSQASSGDVPYQHISPPWRNDDKEGHYQFALGDNLTSRYKILSKMGEGTFGQVLECWDRKSMDHVAIKVTRGLQKYREEALIEIDVLREVGKYDKSGKRCVQMREWFDYRNHTCIVFEKLGPSLYDYLQKNSFRPFPIDLVREIGRQLLESVAYMHDLKLVHTDLKPENTLFVSSDFIKVPDYKKGTKRSAEDNLMRLPKSGAIKLIDFGSTVFEDQDHTSVISTRHYRAPEVILGLGWNYPCDIWSVGCMLVELCTGETLFQTHENLEHLAMMERVLGPLPRHMLKKAE from the exons ATGGCGTGTGTTGCAGGATACCCTCTTCACAATCTACTCGAGGAGCATCCAAAGAAACGACGTAAGCTAACTTCGTCATGGGATGTGCTTCCCTCTGGTCAAAAG GCGCAGAATATACTCAATCTTTTTGGGCAAACTGTTTCAAACATCGAAAGGGATACAAATGGGACTTCTGCCTTATCGGGGGCAGAGCCCTCAGAGCATAGTGGTTCTGCTACATCATCTCAAGCATCAAGTGGAGATGTACCATATCAGCATATCTCTCCTCCATGGCGCAATGATGACAAGGAGGGCCATTATCAGTTTGCTCTCGGAGACAACTTGACCTCTCGAT ATAAGATTCTGAGTAAAATGGGTGAAG GCACCTTTGGACAGGTCTTGGAATGTTGGGACAGAAAATCAATGGATCATGTAGCCATTAAAGTTACCCGCGGGTTACAGAAGTATCGAGAGGAAGCACTAATTGAAATTGATGTTCTTCGTGAAGTTGGAAAGTATGATAAAAGTGGCAAACG TTGCGTGCAAATGCGGGAGTGGTTTGACTATAGGAACCACACTTGTATC GTATTTGAAAAGCTTGGACCAAGCCTATACGATTATCTACAGAAAAACAGCTTTCGACCATTTCCCATTGATCTTGTCCGTGAGATTGGAAGACAGCTTCTGGAGTCAGTAGCAT ATATGCATGATCTGAAACTTGTCCATACGGATTTAAAGCCTGAAAATACACTTTTTGTTTCTTCAGACTTTATCAAGGTGCCTGATTACAAG AAGGGCACAAAGAGATCAGCAGAAGACAACCTAATGAGGCTACCAAAGTCAGGTGCAATAAAGTTGATTGATTTTGGAAGCACTGTATTTGAAGATCAAGATCACACATCGGTGATCTCAACCAGGCACTATCGAGCACCCGAGGTTATTCTGG GTCTTGGGTGGAATTATCCTTGTGATATTTGGAGTGTAGGATGCATGCTTGTGGAGCTGTGCACG GGAGAGACTTTGTTTCAAACCCATGAAAACTTGGAACATCTTGCCATGATGGAAAGGGTGTTGGGGCCGTTGCCTAGGCATATGTTAAAGAAAGCAGAGTGA
- the LOC131039208 gene encoding serine/threonine-protein kinase AFC2 isoform X1, producing MACVAGYPLHNLLEEHPKKRRKLTSSWDVLPSGQKAQNILNLFGQTVSNIERDTNGTSALSGAEPSEHSGSATSSQASSGDVPYQHISPPWRNDDKEGHYQFALGDNLTSRYKILSKMGEGTFGQVLECWDRKSMDHVAIKVTRGLQKYREEALIEIDVLREVGKYDKSGKRCVQMREWFDYRNHTCIVFEKLGPSLYDYLQKNSFRPFPIDLVREIGRQLLESVAYMHDLKLVHTDLKPENTLFVSSDFIKVPDYKKGTKRSAEDNLMRLPKSGAIKLIDFGSTVFEDQDHTSVISTRHYRAPEVILGLGWNYPCDIWSVGCMLVELCTGETLFQTHENLEHLAMMERVLGPLPRHMLKKADSRSAKYFRHGTRLDWPEAAASRDSIRAVRKLQKLGNLIMQHVDHSGGLLIDLLKNLLKFEPSERLTAREALRHPFFGKSSRKDNGLCSSLQ from the exons ATGGCGTGTGTTGCAGGATACCCTCTTCACAATCTACTCGAGGAGCATCCAAAGAAACGACGTAAGCTAACTTCGTCATGGGATGTGCTTCCCTCTGGTCAAAAG GCGCAGAATATACTCAATCTTTTTGGGCAAACTGTTTCAAACATCGAAAGGGATACAAATGGGACTTCTGCCTTATCGGGGGCAGAGCCCTCAGAGCATAGTGGTTCTGCTACATCATCTCAAGCATCAAGTGGAGATGTACCATATCAGCATATCTCTCCTCCATGGCGCAATGATGACAAGGAGGGCCATTATCAGTTTGCTCTCGGAGACAACTTGACCTCTCGAT ATAAGATTCTGAGTAAAATGGGTGAAG GCACCTTTGGACAGGTCTTGGAATGTTGGGACAGAAAATCAATGGATCATGTAGCCATTAAAGTTACCCGCGGGTTACAGAAGTATCGAGAGGAAGCACTAATTGAAATTGATGTTCTTCGTGAAGTTGGAAAGTATGATAAAAGTGGCAAACG TTGCGTGCAAATGCGGGAGTGGTTTGACTATAGGAACCACACTTGTATC GTATTTGAAAAGCTTGGACCAAGCCTATACGATTATCTACAGAAAAACAGCTTTCGACCATTTCCCATTGATCTTGTCCGTGAGATTGGAAGACAGCTTCTGGAGTCAGTAGCAT ATATGCATGATCTGAAACTTGTCCATACGGATTTAAAGCCTGAAAATACACTTTTTGTTTCTTCAGACTTTATCAAGGTGCCTGATTACAAG AAGGGCACAAAGAGATCAGCAGAAGACAACCTAATGAGGCTACCAAAGTCAGGTGCAATAAAGTTGATTGATTTTGGAAGCACTGTATTTGAAGATCAAGATCACACATCGGTGATCTCAACCAGGCACTATCGAGCACCCGAGGTTATTCTGG GTCTTGGGTGGAATTATCCTTGTGATATTTGGAGTGTAGGATGCATGCTTGTGGAGCTGTGCACG GGAGAGACTTTGTTTCAAACCCATGAAAACTTGGAACATCTTGCCATGATGGAAAGGGTGTTGGGGCCGTTGCCTAGGCATATGTTAAAGAAAGCAGA TAGCAGATCTGCCAAATATTTTAGACATGGAACACGATTGGACTGGCCAGAAGCAGCAGCTTCAAGGGATAGCATTCGAGCAGTAAGGAAGTTGCAGAAGCTTGGG AATTTGATCATGCAACATGTTGATCACTCGGGTGGTCTCCTTATTGACTTGCTGAAAAACCTTCTCAAATTTGAACCTTCAGAGAGGCTGACAGCTCGGGAAGCTTTGAGACATCCTTTCTTTGGAAAAAGTTCAAGGAAAGATAATGGTTTATGCAGCAGCCTACAGTGA
- the LOC131039208 gene encoding serine/threonine-protein kinase AFC2 isoform X2, which translates to MACVAGYPLHNLLEEHPKKRRKLTSSWDVLPSGQKAQNILNLFGQTVSNIERDTNGTSALSGAEPSEHSGSATSSQASSGDVPYQHISPPWRNDDKEGHYQFALGDNLTSRYKILSKMGEGTFGQVLECWDRKSMDHVAIKVTRGLQKYREEALIEIDVLREVGKYDKSGKRCVQMREWFDYRNHTCIVFEKLGPSLYDYLQKNSFRPFPIDLVREIGRQLLESVAYMHDLKLVHTDLKPENTLFVSSDFIKVPDYKGTKRSAEDNLMRLPKSGAIKLIDFGSTVFEDQDHTSVISTRHYRAPEVILGLGWNYPCDIWSVGCMLVELCTGETLFQTHENLEHLAMMERVLGPLPRHMLKKADSRSAKYFRHGTRLDWPEAAASRDSIRAVRKLQKLGNLIMQHVDHSGGLLIDLLKNLLKFEPSERLTAREALRHPFFGKSSRKDNGLCSSLQ; encoded by the exons ATGGCGTGTGTTGCAGGATACCCTCTTCACAATCTACTCGAGGAGCATCCAAAGAAACGACGTAAGCTAACTTCGTCATGGGATGTGCTTCCCTCTGGTCAAAAG GCGCAGAATATACTCAATCTTTTTGGGCAAACTGTTTCAAACATCGAAAGGGATACAAATGGGACTTCTGCCTTATCGGGGGCAGAGCCCTCAGAGCATAGTGGTTCTGCTACATCATCTCAAGCATCAAGTGGAGATGTACCATATCAGCATATCTCTCCTCCATGGCGCAATGATGACAAGGAGGGCCATTATCAGTTTGCTCTCGGAGACAACTTGACCTCTCGAT ATAAGATTCTGAGTAAAATGGGTGAAG GCACCTTTGGACAGGTCTTGGAATGTTGGGACAGAAAATCAATGGATCATGTAGCCATTAAAGTTACCCGCGGGTTACAGAAGTATCGAGAGGAAGCACTAATTGAAATTGATGTTCTTCGTGAAGTTGGAAAGTATGATAAAAGTGGCAAACG TTGCGTGCAAATGCGGGAGTGGTTTGACTATAGGAACCACACTTGTATC GTATTTGAAAAGCTTGGACCAAGCCTATACGATTATCTACAGAAAAACAGCTTTCGACCATTTCCCATTGATCTTGTCCGTGAGATTGGAAGACAGCTTCTGGAGTCAGTAGCAT ATATGCATGATCTGAAACTTGTCCATACGGATTTAAAGCCTGAAAATACACTTTTTGTTTCTTCAGACTTTATCAAGGTGCCTGATTACAAG GGCACAAAGAGATCAGCAGAAGACAACCTAATGAGGCTACCAAAGTCAGGTGCAATAAAGTTGATTGATTTTGGAAGCACTGTATTTGAAGATCAAGATCACACATCGGTGATCTCAACCAGGCACTATCGAGCACCCGAGGTTATTCTGG GTCTTGGGTGGAATTATCCTTGTGATATTTGGAGTGTAGGATGCATGCTTGTGGAGCTGTGCACG GGAGAGACTTTGTTTCAAACCCATGAAAACTTGGAACATCTTGCCATGATGGAAAGGGTGTTGGGGCCGTTGCCTAGGCATATGTTAAAGAAAGCAGA TAGCAGATCTGCCAAATATTTTAGACATGGAACACGATTGGACTGGCCAGAAGCAGCAGCTTCAAGGGATAGCATTCGAGCAGTAAGGAAGTTGCAGAAGCTTGGG AATTTGATCATGCAACATGTTGATCACTCGGGTGGTCTCCTTATTGACTTGCTGAAAAACCTTCTCAAATTTGAACCTTCAGAGAGGCTGACAGCTCGGGAAGCTTTGAGACATCCTTTCTTTGGAAAAAGTTCAAGGAAAGATAATGGTTTATGCAGCAGCCTACAGTGA